One Punica granatum isolate Tunisia-2019 chromosome 3, ASM765513v2, whole genome shotgun sequence genomic window carries:
- the LOC116200590 gene encoding uncharacterized protein LOC116200590 has product MSGTVDAMSEELERSLKIAEFDPKIEPSEQSAELGEQLGSDHEEGEGEDEDGDEDEGEEFEFSFPCGNPNSSPIAAEDAFHNGQIRPIFPVFDQSLLSDEQAASSSSPHQPLRKLFAEGSGRVSTSTKGESEADHCPWEGKTVEEIKSPAAGALCQKSNSTGSSRLWRFRDLVHRSSSDGKDAFVFLNPPAAAPGDGERDRKKKAAKGSQKSEEKTLAAKGRGNGKKAAAAAPPPFYGRSKAAPEKRRSYLPYRPGLVGFFTSVNGMSKNVHPF; this is encoded by the coding sequence ATGTCGGGAACGGTCGATGCGATGAGTGAAGAGTTAGAGCGCAGTCTCAAGATTGCGGAGTTCGATCCCAAAATCGAACCTTCGGAGCAATCCGCAGAGCTCGGGGAGCAGTTGGGGTCAGATCATGAGGAAGGGGAAGGTGAGGATGAAGATggagatgaagatgaaggggAAGAATTCGAGTTCTCGTTCCCCTGTGGAAACCCCAACAGCTCGCCGATTGCAGCGGAGGACGCCTTCCACAACGGCCAGATCCGCCCCATCTTCCCCGTTTTCGACCAGAGCCTCCTCTCCGACGAGCAGGCCGCTTCGTCATCGAGCCCCCATCAGCCTCTGAGGAAGCTCTTTGCCGAGGGGAGTGGCCGTGTTTCTACTTCAACGAAGGGGGAATCGGAGGCGGACCACTGCCCCTGGGAGGGGAAAACCGTGGAGGAGATCAAGTCGCCGGCGGCGGGGGCCCTCTGCCAGAAGAGCAACTCGACGGGGTCGTCAAGGCTGTGGAGGTTCAGGGACTTGGTTCACCGGAGCAGCAGTGACGGGAAGGACGCTTTCGTGTTCCTGAACCCCCCGGCGGCGGCGCCAGGCGACGGCGAGAGGGACAGGAAGAAGAAGGCTGCAAAGGGCAGCCAGAAGAGTGAGGAGAAGACGCTGGCGGCCAAGGGAAGGGGGAACGGTAAGAAAGCTGCAGCGGCAGCCCCACCACCGTTCTACGGAAGGAGTAAGGCGGCGCCGGAGAAGCGGCGGTCGTATTTGCCGTACAGGCCTGGCTTGGTCGGGTTCTTCACCAGCGTCAACGGGATGAGCAAGAATGTTCACCCTTtctga